In Bacteroides cellulosilyticus, the genomic stretch GTATGATGGTAACCCGATGAGCATCGGTTTTAAATCGACTTTCCTGATTGATATTTTGAATAATATCGCTGCTGATGAAGTGATAATTGAACTGGCAGATCCGTCACGTGCAGGTGTCATCATTCCCGTTGAACAAGAAGAAAATGAGGAGCTGTTGATGCTACTGATGCCGATGATGCTAAATGATTAATAATTGCTATAGCTACGAGCTACAAGCTACAGGTTACGAGTGCCTTTGGGGATATAGCGTAGCCACTTGTAGCTTGTAGCTCGTAGCTTGTAGCTTATACTTATAATAATAATGAAATTAAACCTCAAAAACCCGATTGTTTTTTTTGATTTGGAGACGACCGGAACGAGTATCAATGTAGACCGTATCGTTGAAATCTGTTATCTCAAAGTACACCCCAATGGTAATGAGGAAGCAAAAACACTTCGTATCAATCCGGAAATGCATATTCCCGAAGGTGCGTCTGCTGTTCATGGCATCTATGACGAGGATGTGGCAGATTGTCCTACCTTCAAAGAAGTGGCCCGTACTATTGCCAATGATATAGAAGGATGTGATTTGGCAGGATTTAATTCCAACCGTTTTGATATTCCCGTGCTGGCGGAAGAATTTCTTCGCGCCGGTGTAGATATTGACCTGAGTCGCCGCAAGTTTGTGGATGTACAGGTCATTTTCCATAAATTGGAGCAGCGTACACTTTCTGCTGCTTATAAATTCTATTGTGGAAAGAATCTGGAGGATGCACATACGGCGGCAGCTGATACGCAAGCAACTTATGAGGTGCTAATGGCACAGCTGGACCGTTATTCGGAATTGCAGAATGATGTTGCTTTTCTGGCCGATTATTCCAGCTTTAACAAAAATGTGGATTTCGCAGGACGTATGATTTATGATGATAATGGTGTGGAAGTATTTAACTTTGGAAAATACAAGGGAATGTCGGTGACAGATGTGTTGAAGCGCGATCCGGGCTATTATAGCTGGATATTAAACAGTGACTTTACGCTGAACACCAAGGCTATGTTGACAAAGATCCGTCTACGTGAATTAACCAATAAGTAGTATCATGGCGAATACACTGAAAGGGAAGAAAATTGTATTAGGAATAACTGGAAGTATTGCTGCTTATAAAGCTTGTTATATTATCCGGGGACTTATAAAGCAAGGTGCTGAGGTACAGGTAGTCATAACTCCTGCAGGAAAAGAATTTATAACTCCCATTACGCTTTCGGCATTGACGAGTAAACCGGTTATCAGTGAGTTTTTTGCCCAACGTGACGGTACATGGAATAGCCATGTGGATCTGGGTTTATGGGCGGATGCTATGCTTATAGCTCCGGCAACAGCTTCAACTATTGGCAAGATGGCAAATGGAGTGGCTGATAATATGTTGATTACGACTTATTTGTCGGCTAAGGCTCCGGTATTTGTGGCACCCGCTATGGACCTCGATATGTATGCCCATCCTTCTACACAAAAGAATCTGGATACGCTTCGTTCTTATGGAAATCATATTATAGAACCGGGTACGGGAGAACTTGCCAGCCATCTGGTAGGTAAGGGACGTATGGAAGAACCGGAAGTCATTATTCAACATCTGGCGAATTATTTTGCCGGGAAAGAAGGTGATTTGCGAGGTAAGACCATTATGATCACTGCCGGACCTACTTATGAGAAGATCGATCCGGTACGTTTTATCGGGAACTATTCTTCCGGTAAGAT encodes the following:
- a CDS encoding 3'-5' exonuclease; this encodes MKLNLKNPIVFFDLETTGTSINVDRIVEICYLKVHPNGNEEAKTLRINPEMHIPEGASAVHGIYDEDVADCPTFKEVARTIANDIEGCDLAGFNSNRFDIPVLAEEFLRAGVDIDLSRRKFVDVQVIFHKLEQRTLSAAYKFYCGKNLEDAHTAAADTQATYEVLMAQLDRYSELQNDVAFLADYSSFNKNVDFAGRMIYDDNGVEVFNFGKYKGMSVTDVLKRDPGYYSWILNSDFTLNTKAMLTKIRLRELTNK
- the coaBC gene encoding bifunctional phosphopantothenoylcysteine decarboxylase/phosphopantothenate--cysteine ligase CoaBC → MANTLKGKKIVLGITGSIAAYKACYIIRGLIKQGAEVQVVITPAGKEFITPITLSALTSKPVISEFFAQRDGTWNSHVDLGLWADAMLIAPATASTIGKMANGVADNMLITTYLSAKAPVFVAPAMDLDMYAHPSTQKNLDTLRSYGNHIIEPGTGELASHLVGKGRMEEPEVIIQHLANYFAGKEGDLRGKTIMITAGPTYEKIDPVRFIGNYSSGKMGFAIADECAARGAKVIMISGPVQQQLKYPVRWFAVESADQMYNAACSFFAEADAAILSAAVADFTPEQVADAKIKREKEGEMTLRLKPTKDIAACLGQMKKDRQVLVGFALETNDEQHNAEDKLRRKNLDFIVLNSLNDKGAGFRYDTNKISIIDRESKTDFPLKSKAEVAADIVDRLVEVMKNK